From one Chanodichthys erythropterus isolate Z2021 chromosome 3, ASM2448905v1, whole genome shotgun sequence genomic stretch:
- the unm_sa1261 gene encoding serine/threonine-protein kinase SBK1: MSSSPHMSRSSVDILEELQLITAENLEKLDFNKYYEVIRELGKGTYGKVDLVIHKIRGTKMALKFLRKKTTKLKSFLREYSISLYLSPCPFIINMFGIAFETDEYYIFAQEYALAGDLFDIIPPQVGLPENVAKRCVHQVAIALDYLHCKKLVHRDIKPENVLIFDKDCRKVKLSDFGMTRRAGSPVKRVSGTIPYTAPELCDPGRQEGLCVDYSTDVWAFGVLLFCMLTGNFPWEKALPSDAFYEEFVRWQQRRRRTSAVPSQWRRFTDEALRMFRCLLSIEQDRRCSVKEVFSYFNHCWMLDTENGNTTHASGGNCNGGSMMNAHQAELSSSSSEEDELVDRLKQQSLSPVCGVAKGGIVMEPVAAHYSSTSTNSPASSNGGYERVSRDNNGNNGRILVTTPIEICV; the protein is encoded by the exons ATGAGCTCCTCACCCCACATGTCCCGTTCCTCTGTTGACATCCTGGAAGAGCTGCAGCTCATCACTGCTGAGAACCTGGAGAAGCTGGACTTTAATAAATACTATGAGGTCATCAGGGAGCTTGGCAAGGGCACCTATGGCAAGGTGGACCTGGTCATCCACAAGATCAGAG GCACGAAAATGGCTCTGAAATTCTTGCGGAAGAAAACCACTAAGCTGAAGAGTTTCCTTCGCGAGTACAGCATCTCTCTTTACCTGTCACCTTGTCCTTTCATCATCAACATGTTTGGCATCGCCTTCGAAACTGATGAATACTACATCTTCGCTCAAGAGTATGCGCTGGCAGGCGATCTCTTTGACATCATTCCTCCGCAG GTTGGACTGCCGGAGAACGTTGCCAAGCGGTGTGTGCACCAGGTGGCGATTGCACTAGATTACCTGCACTGCAAGAAGCTGGTGCATCGTGACATAAAGCCGGAGAATGTCCTCATCTTTGACAAGGATTGCCGGAAGGTGAAACTGTCAGACTTTGGCATGACACGGCGTGCCGGCTCTCCAGTGAAGCGAGTGAGCGGAACTATCCCGTACACGGCACCAGAACTGTGCGACCCCGGCCGGCAGGAGGGTCTGTGCGTGGACTACAGCACTGATGTGTGGGCCTTTGGTGTGCTTCTGTTCTGCATGCTCACCGGGAATTTCCCCTGGGAAAAAGCACTGCCGTCCGACGCCTTCTACGAGGAGTTTGTGCGCTGGCAGCAGCGGCGGAGGCGGACCAGCGCAGTGCCTTCGCAGTGGCGGCGTTTCACTGACGAGGCGCTCCGCATGTTCCGCTGTCTACTGTCCATCGAGCAGGACCGCCGATGCTCCGTCAAAGAGGTCTTTAGCTACTTCAATCACTGCTGGATGCTCGACACGGAGAACGGCAATACGACCCATGCCTCAGGTGGTAACTGCAATGGTGGCTCAATGATGAATGCCCATCAGGCTGAGCTTAGCTCTTCTTCCTCAGAAGAAGATGAGTTGGTGGACCGTTTGAAGCAACAGAGCTTGTCGCCTGTGTGTGGGGTAGCTAAAGGAGGCATCGTCATGGAGCCGGTGGCGGCGCACTACTCCTCTACCTCCACCAACAGCCCTGCTTCCTCTAATGGTGGCTATGAGCGCGTTTCTCGTGACAACAACGGCAACAATGGTCGCATCCTGGTCACGACACCAATTGAAATATGTGTATAG